A stretch of DNA from Desulfobotulus mexicanus:
CAACTGACTTCAGGGTATCCACACCGTCAAAGAGGGGGAACTTGTCCTCCTGCATATCCCGGTTATAGGCCATGGGCAGGGATTTCATGAGGGTGAGAATATTCATCAGATGCCCGTAAACCCTGCCCGTCTTGCCCCTCACCAATTCAGGAATATCAGGATTTTTTTTCTGGGGCATGATGGAAGAGCCGGTTGTGAAGGCATCGGAAAGCTGAATAAAGGCGAATTCCGAAGATGACCATAAAATCAGTTCTTCGGAAATCCTTGAAAAATGCATCATGCAGATGGAGGCACAGGCGAGAAACTCCGCCACAAAATCACGGTCCGCCACCGTATCCATGCTGTTGGCGGAAACCGCCGGGAAATTCAGAAGACTGCGGGTCATTTCCCGGTCTATGGGATGGGGAGTTCCTGCCAGTGCGGCAGCTCCCAGGGGCAGAACATTGATGCGCTTCAGGGCATCTTTGAGTCGTTCCGCATCCCTTGTGAACATCTCATAATAGGCCATCATGTGGTGGGAAAAAAGCACGGGCTGTGCCCGTTGCAGATGGGTGTATCCCGGCATGGGTACTCCCATATGGGCTTCGGCCAGATCCACAAAGGCCCTGCGCAGGGTATGCAGCCCTGTTATGATCTCTTCTGTTTCCCTGCGCAGCCAGAGTCTGACATCCAGTGCCACCTGATCGTTACGGCTGCGGGCCGTATGGAGTTTTCTTGCCGTATCCCCAATTTTTCCCGTAAGGGCCGACTCGATGTGCATGTGAATGTCTTCAAGACTGTCATCGTGCACAAAACGACCCTCTGCAATGTCCTTTTCAATTTCCCTTAAGCCCTTTTCAATGGCATCGGCTTCATCGGAAGAAAGAATACCCGCAGAAACCAGCATGCGGGAATGGGCAATGGAGCCTTCTATATCTTCCCGGAACATGCGGGAATCCGTGGCAATGGACGAGGTAAAGCGCTCCACGCTCTTATCCGTGGGGATATCAAAACGCCCGTCCCATAATTTTTCCGCCATGATTATTTTTCCTTATTTCTGCATCAGCCGCTGAATACGAAGGCGCAGGGCGTTGAGCCGGATAAAGCCTTCCGCATCCCGCTGCTGGTAAACGCGGTCATCTTCAAAGGTGGCAAAGGCTTCGGAGTAGATGGAGTTATCGGACTTCCGGCCCAGCACATAGCATTGACCTTTGTAAAGTTTGAGACGCACCACACCATTTACCACGGTCTGGGTTTCGTCAATCATGTGCTGTAAAAGACGCATTTCCGGAGAGAACCAGAAGCCGTTATAAACCAGCTCCGCATATTTGGGGATGAGGCTGTCACGCAGATGGGCCACCTCCCTGTCCATGGTGATGGATTCCATGGCCATGTGGGCCTTGCGCAGTACAGTGCCGCCGGGTGTTTCATAAACGCCTCTGGACTTCATGCCTACAAAGCGGTTTTCCACAAGGTCAATGCGGCCAATACCGTTGCGTCCACCAAGGGTATTCAGGGTTTTCAGCATACGGGCGGGGCTAAGCTCCTCGCCATTGACTGCAACGGGGTTTCCGGCACGGAAGGTGATTTCTATGATTTCAGGGGTATCCGGTGCTTTTTCCGGAGCCACGCTCATGGTGTACATCTCATCCGTGGCTTCCTGCCATGGGTCTTCCAGCACACCGCCTTCATAGCTGATGTGCAGCATGTTACGGTCTGTGCTGTAGGGTTTTTTAGGGGTGTTGGGCACAGAGATATCATGCTTTGCGGCAAAGGCCATGAGGGCCGTGCGGGATGTGAGATCCCATTCCCGCCAGGGAGCAATAATACGGATGTGGGGATCAATGGAGAAATAGCTCAACTCAAAGCGCACCTGATCATTGCCCTTACCCGTGGCTCCGTGACTGACGGCATCCGCCCCTTCCAGCTTGGCAATTTCCATCTGCCGCTTGGCAATGAGGGGCCGGGCCAGGGAAGTTCCCAGAAGATACTCCCCTTCATACATGGCATTGGCCCTGAATGCAGGAAAAACATAATCCCGTACAAACTCTTCCCGCAGATCATCTATGTAGACCTTGGATGCACCGGTTTTCAGAGCCTTCGGCTCAATGAAATCCAGTTCTTCTTCCTGCCCCACATCGGCAGAAAATGCGATGACTTCACATTCATAGCTTTCTATAAGCCATTTGAGGATAACGGAAGTATCCAGACCACCGGAATAGGCAAGTACCACCTTTTTAACACCACT
This window harbors:
- a CDS encoding argininosuccinate synthase; translated protein: MSGVKKVVLAYSGGLDTSVILKWLIESYECEVIAFSADVGQEEELDFIEPKALKTGASKVYIDDLREEFVRDYVFPAFRANAMYEGEYLLGTSLARPLIAKRQMEIAKLEGADAVSHGATGKGNDQVRFELSYFSIDPHIRIIAPWREWDLTSRTALMAFAAKHDISVPNTPKKPYSTDRNMLHISYEGGVLEDPWQEATDEMYTMSVAPEKAPDTPEIIEITFRAGNPVAVNGEELSPARMLKTLNTLGGRNGIGRIDLVENRFVGMKSRGVYETPGGTVLRKAHMAMESITMDREVAHLRDSLIPKYAELVYNGFWFSPEMRLLQHMIDETQTVVNGVVRLKLYKGQCYVLGRKSDNSIYSEAFATFEDDRVYQQRDAEGFIRLNALRLRIQRLMQK
- the argH gene encoding argininosuccinate lyase → MAEKLWDGRFDIPTDKSVERFTSSIATDSRMFREDIEGSIAHSRMLVSAGILSSDEADAIEKGLREIEKDIAEGRFVHDDSLEDIHMHIESALTGKIGDTARKLHTARSRNDQVALDVRLWLRRETEEIITGLHTLRRAFVDLAEAHMGVPMPGYTHLQRAQPVLFSHHMMAYYEMFTRDAERLKDALKRINVLPLGAAALAGTPHPIDREMTRSLLNFPAVSANSMDTVADRDFVAEFLACASICMMHFSRISEELILWSSSEFAFIQLSDAFTTGSSIMPQKKNPDIPELVRGKTGRVYGHLMNILTLMKSLPMAYNRDMQEDKFPLFDGVDTLKSVVDIYIRMLPNMKVLADRMRSSCEKGFLNATDMADYLVEKGLPFRKCHSVVGKAVAYALSLGKELQDLSLEELKGFSELVEEDLFEALSVESMINRRKSAGGTATENVQKAVNIAREVLAQERV